A genomic stretch from Telopea speciosissima isolate NSW1024214 ecotype Mountain lineage chromosome 7, Tspe_v1, whole genome shotgun sequence includes:
- the LOC122669213 gene encoding profilin: MSWQTYVDDHLMCDIDGSGSHLTHSAIIGHDGSVWAQSPAFPQFKPEEITGIMNDFAEPGTLAPTGLFLGGTKYMVIQGEAGAVIRGKKGSGGITVKKTSQAMIIGIYDEPVTPGQCNMIVERLGDYLIDQGL; this comes from the exons ATGTCGTGGCAAACTTATGTTGATGACCATCTGATGTGCGACATCGATGGTTCTGGTAGTCATCTCACTCACTCTGCGATCATCGGTCACGACGGCAGCGTTTGGGCCCAAAGCCCCGCTTTCCCTCAG TTTAAGCCTGAAGAAATTACTGGCATTATGAACGACTTTGCTGAACCTGGAACGCTTGCTCCAACTGGCTTATTCCTTGGTGGCACAAAGTATATGGTGATTCAAGGTGAAGCTGGGGCTGTCATTCGAGGGAAGAAG GGCTCTGGTGGTATTACTGTAAAGAAAACCAGTCAGGCTATGATCATTGGAATCTATGATGAACCAGTCACCCCAGGCCAGTGCAACATGATTGTTGAGAGGCTTGGTGATTATCTCATTGATCAGGGTCTTTAG
- the LOC122669211 gene encoding profilin-2-like: MSWQTYVDEHLMCDIDGQPGHCLKAAAIIGHDGSVWAQSASFPPFKAEEVTGIMNDFNEPGYLAPTGLFLGGVKYMVIQGEPGAVIRGKKGSGGVTIKKTTQALIFGVYEEPVAPGQCNMIVERLGDYLIDQGL; this comes from the exons ATGTCGTGGCAAACTTACGTCGACGAACATCTTATGTGCGATATTGATGGCCAGCCCGGTCACTGTCTCAAGGCCGCGGCCATCATCGGTCACGACGGAAGCGTTTGGGCTCAGAGCGCTTCATTCCCTCCG TTTAAGGCTGAGGAGGTCACAGGTATCATGAATGATTTTAATGAACCCGGCTACCTTGCTCCTACTGGCTTATTCCTTGGGGGAGTAAAATACATGGTTATCCAAGGAGAACCTGGAGCTGTGATCCGTGGAAAGAAG GGATCTGGGGGAGTTACTATAAAGAAGACGACTCAAGCTCTAATTTTTGGTGTCTATGAGGAGCCTGTGGCTCCAGGACAGTGCAACATGATTGTGGAGAGGTTGGGAGACTACCTCATTGATCAGGGCCTGTAG